Proteins encoded by one window of Microplitis demolitor isolate Queensland-Clemson2020A chromosome 6, iyMicDemo2.1a, whole genome shotgun sequence:
- the LOC103575790 gene encoding zinc finger protein 143: MSLEDEETSENILCKSDDFSLLHDSNENSEDVLECLSVMVSNEESEENQVQGIILNDHPLLGATLTAITLPDGSQAYVANNLDSNDNEDTHLELKDSLEVKNTRTILIGDLSDLSEGKTLHLKLETNVDAQIKPGSSSQDDIYSGVEIIDGATTYMVTSNTDNQLWEITGDKCTNSSDDINKIYVKKITSSTRSQYPCPRDGCGKVYTTLHHLKVHERSHTGQKPYECTFSNCDKSFSTGYSLKAHLRTHTGEKPYKCNSESCNKSFKTSGDLLKHVRTHTGERPFVCPYEGCGRSFTTSNIRKVHVRTHTGERPYQCSTCNKAFASATNYKNHVRIHSGEKPYACSMENCDKRFTEYSSLYKHHLVHTQQKPFECKLCFKRYRQNSTLVMHKRTAHALVGEGDAEDYVDNDGEAEGEGDDEGIDGIFNDNCDDSLNNEHRDVKNVIDVNEQLQIEGNKNSSDSGTQILFVGDPTQIAVLQQMGLEEGFNETEMDPSLEGLNIKIEDMEFGWN; this comes from the exons ATGTCTTTGGAAGATGAAGAAACTTCAGAAAATATTCTTTGTAAATCCGATGATTTTTCATTACTGCATGACTCGAAT gAAAATTCTGAAGATGTATTAGAATGTTTATCAGTGATGGTAAGCAATGAAGAATCGGAAGAAAACCAAGTCCAAGGAATAATTCTAAACGATCATCCATTATTAGGAGCGACATTAACAGCAATAACGTTACCAGACGGAAGTCAAGCCTACGTAGCCAATAACCTCGACAGCAACGACAACGAGGACACTCATCTCGAGCTGAAAGATTCTCTGGAAGTTAAAAACACCCGTACGATTCTTATCGGTGATCTCTCCGACTTATCCGAGGGCAAAACGCTGCACCTCAAACTAGAAACGAACGTCGACGCTCAAATAAAACCCGGATCATCATCCCAAGATGACATTTACTCAGGAGTCGAGATAATTGACGGGGCGACGACTTACATGGTCACCAGTAATACGGACAATCAACTCTGGGAGATAACCGGTGACAAATGTACCAACTCATCAGATgacatcaataaaatttatgttaaaaaaataacttctaGTACACGGAGTCAGTATCCCTGCCCGCGAGATGGCTGCGGTAAAGTTTACACTACTCTCCATCATTTAAAGGTACACGAGCGTTCTCATACTGGTCAGAAACCATACGAATGTACTTTCAGTAACTGtgataaaagtttttcaaCAGGTTACAGTCTCAAAGCACATTTGCGTACACATACAGGTGAAAAACCTTATAAATGTAACTCTGAGTCTTGTAACAAGAGCTTCAAAACCTCTGGTGATTTGCTCAAACACGTGAGAACTCATACCGGCGAACGTCCCTTCGTTTGTCCTTACGAAGGTTGCGGTAGATCCTTTACGACATCAAATATCAGAAAAGTTCACGTAAGAACTCACACTGGTGAGCGTCCGTATCAGTGCAGTACGTGCAATAAAGCGTTTGCCAGTGCTACGAACTACAAAAATCACGTGAGAATTCATTCTGGTGAAAAACCGTACGCATGTTCGATGGAAAACTGCGACAAACGTTTCACCGAGTACTCTAGTCTATACAAACATCATCTAGTTCACACTCAGCAGAAACCATTTGAGTGCAAATTGTGTTTCAAAAGGTACAGGCAAAACAGTACTCTCGTTATGCACAAGAGAACTGCTCATGCTTTAGTCGGCGAAGGTGATGCTGAGGATTATGTTGATAATGATGGCGAGGCAGAGGGCGAAGGTGACGATGAGGGCATCGATggtatttttaatgacaactGTGACGACAGTTTGAATAACGAACATCGAGATGTTAAAAAT gtGATTGACGTTAATGAACAATTACAAAtagaaggaaataaaaattcatcggATAGTGGGACACAAATTCTTTTTGTTGGTGATCCGACTCAAATTGCAGTACTCCAG caAATGGGCCTTGAAGAAGGATTCAATGAAACAGAAATGGATCCCTCGCTCGAAggattaaatatcaaaatagaAGACATGGAATTCGGATGGAATTga
- the LOC103575779 gene encoding uncharacterized protein LOC103575779 isoform X3: MLHRTTRLAEFKIIGLLMLITASTAAPLASVHVKFISPPHIYEHQLTTDGQRSADFGNKLSSRFLKSPRALTASSFGARNPEALWPNGVFVAPVDVNDLGFSSQESSHLTPDFTNGLAYPDPLLLTDEAAVSAIRHLYGRTGLFFHEIPHLRSLLRLQQERRLNGLDDNVLGSLRPGSPFYNSRA; this comes from the exons ATGTTGCACCGAACCACGAGGTTGGCTGAG tttaaaattattggacTACTGATGCTCATCACGGCATCTACAGCAGCTCCTTTAGCGAGTGTTcacgttaaatttatttcacctCCTCATATTTACGAGCATCAACTTACTACTGATG GACAACGTTCTGCTGATTTTGGTAACAAGTTATCatcaagatttttaaaatcaccTCGTGCTTTGACGGCTTCGTCATTCGGAGCGAGAAATCCTGAAGCTTTATGGCCAAATGGAGTTTTTGTTGCACCTGTTGATGTCAATGATTTAGGATTTAGTTCTCAGGAGTCATCCCATCTGACACCTGACTTTACAAATGGTCTag cATATCCAGATCCATTATTATTGACTGACGAAGCTGCAGTGTCAGCAATAAGACATCTTTATGGTCGGACAGGATTATTTTTCCATGAAATACCACATCTGAGATCATTATTAAGACTACAGCAAGAAAGACGATTAAATGGCCTTGATGATAACGTATTGGGGAGCCTCAGGCCTGGATCACCTTTCTACAATAGTAGAGCTTAA
- the LOC103575779 gene encoding uncharacterized protein LOC103575779 isoform X1, translated as MLHRTTRLAEFKIIGLLMLITASTAAPLASVHVKFISPPHIYEHQLTTDGQNTITQKSFLSIGQRSADFGNKLSSRFLKSPRALTASSFGARNPEALWPNGVFVAPVDVNDLGFSSQESSHLTPDFTNGLAYPDPLLLTDEAAVSAIRHLYGRTGLFFHEIPHLRSLLRLQQERRLNGLDDNVLGSLRPGSPFYNSRA; from the exons ATGTTGCACCGAACCACGAGGTTGGCTGAG tttaaaattattggacTACTGATGCTCATCACGGCATCTACAGCAGCTCCTTTAGCGAGTGTTcacgttaaatttatttcacctCCTCATATTTACGAGCATCAACTTACTACTGATG gacAGAATACGATTACACAGAAATCATTTCTCTCAATAGGACAACGTTCTGCTGATTTTGGTAACAAGTTATCatcaagatttttaaaatcaccTCGTGCTTTGACGGCTTCGTCATTCGGAGCGAGAAATCCTGAAGCTTTATGGCCAAATGGAGTTTTTGTTGCACCTGTTGATGTCAATGATTTAGGATTTAGTTCTCAGGAGTCATCCCATCTGACACCTGACTTTACAAATGGTCTag cATATCCAGATCCATTATTATTGACTGACGAAGCTGCAGTGTCAGCAATAAGACATCTTTATGGTCGGACAGGATTATTTTTCCATGAAATACCACATCTGAGATCATTATTAAGACTACAGCAAGAAAGACGATTAAATGGCCTTGATGATAACGTATTGGGGAGCCTCAGGCCTGGATCACCTTTCTACAATAGTAGAGCTTAA
- the LOC103575779 gene encoding uncharacterized protein LOC103575779 isoform X2 has translation MLMFKIIGLLMLITASTAAPLASVHVKFISPPHIYEHQLTTDGQNTITQKSFLSIGQRSADFGNKLSSRFLKSPRALTASSFGARNPEALWPNGVFVAPVDVNDLGFSSQESSHLTPDFTNGLAYPDPLLLTDEAAVSAIRHLYGRTGLFFHEIPHLRSLLRLQQERRLNGLDDNVLGSLRPGSPFYNSRA, from the exons ATGCTGATG tttaaaattattggacTACTGATGCTCATCACGGCATCTACAGCAGCTCCTTTAGCGAGTGTTcacgttaaatttatttcacctCCTCATATTTACGAGCATCAACTTACTACTGATG gacAGAATACGATTACACAGAAATCATTTCTCTCAATAGGACAACGTTCTGCTGATTTTGGTAACAAGTTATCatcaagatttttaaaatcaccTCGTGCTTTGACGGCTTCGTCATTCGGAGCGAGAAATCCTGAAGCTTTATGGCCAAATGGAGTTTTTGTTGCACCTGTTGATGTCAATGATTTAGGATTTAGTTCTCAGGAGTCATCCCATCTGACACCTGACTTTACAAATGGTCTag cATATCCAGATCCATTATTATTGACTGACGAAGCTGCAGTGTCAGCAATAAGACATCTTTATGGTCGGACAGGATTATTTTTCCATGAAATACCACATCTGAGATCATTATTAAGACTACAGCAAGAAAGACGATTAAATGGCCTTGATGATAACGTATTGGGGAGCCTCAGGCCTGGATCACCTTTCTACAATAGTAGAGCTTAA
- the LOC103575778 gene encoding prion-like-(Q/N-rich) domain-bearing protein 25 isoform X2, with product MTNKILFFIFSLTQASFIKLNDFDDTSDTTSINNCADFKKRCDPNLEKPCCYLNNVCAADGWDGNDFIYQCLYSIRFCLSNSDCEDSNFVCINNECSCHSLSVKQSNNKCMESKQTTKLGKLCRYHEECNDLKHLECSENDICVCRSHHIVENYTLCKALLGGFCENDEKCAANSVCIDNQCQCKHQYVPSLSGKCVPTPLGSFCHNDHDCNGTLYTKCSDDKKCVCKNNHYVINDTTCAPLLGEFCIVDGPCIATNSTCVNNKCKCKNGFRPLFNDTCVTSSLGKFCMNNYDCQDVLHSKCSEDNKCVCEKKYGPANNVTCGLLLGEFCYEDEECAPFNSICLFSKCHCKPDYIYGSNTRCIPTKLGQPCESDIECKEFLHGICSKNNVCVCRENNIFVNNLTCEPVIGGFCDYNNYCAANHSTCVNNKCKCKSDYALYPDNECRLVWE from the exons atgacaaataaaattttatttttcattttttctctaaCTCAGGCAAGTTTTATAAAGTTAAACGATTTTGACGATACTTCTGATACtacatcaataaataattgcgccgattttaaaaaacgt tGCGATCCAAATCTTGAAAAACCATGTTGTTATCTAAATAACGTATGCGCAGCAGATGGATGGGATGGCAACGATTTCATATATCAGTGTTTATATtcaa TTCGTTTTTGTCTATCAAATAGTGACTGTGAGGATTCTAATTTTGtttgtattaataatgaatgttCATGCCATTCATTATCTGTAAAACaatctaataataaatgtatggaAAGTAAGCAAA cAACGAAATTAGGAAAATTATGTAGATATCATGAGGAATGCAATGATTTAAAGCATCTAGAATGCTCTGAAAATGATATATGCGTATGTAGATCACATCATATAGTTGAAAATTACACTTTATGCAAAGCACTTTTAGGTGGATTTTGTGAAAACGATGAAAAATGCGCCGCTAATTCTGTTTGTATTGATAATCAGTGTCAATGTAAACATCAATATGTTCCGTCACTTAGTGGAAAATGTGTaccaa caCCATTGGGAAGCTTTTGTCATAACGATCATGATTGTAATGGAACATTATACACAAAATGttctgatgataaaaaatgtgtttgtaaaaataatcattatgtAATAAATGATACAACATGTGCGCCGTTATTGGGTGAATTTTGTATTGTTGATGGACCATGCATAGCTACTAATTCTACatgtgttaataataaatgtaaatgtaaaaaCGGTTTCAGACctttatttaatgatacttGTGTAACTT CATCATTAGGAAAATTTTGtatgaataattatgattGTCAAGATGTATTACATTCAAAATGTTCGGAAGATAATAAATGtgtttgtgaaaaaaaatatggccCCGCGAATAACGTCACGTGTGGACTACTTTTAGGCGAATTTTGTTATGAGGATGAAGAATGTGCTCCCTTTAattctatttgtttattttcgaAATGTCACTGCAAACCTGACTACATTTATGGATCTAACACACGATGCATACCAA CAAAATTAGGACAGCCATGTGAATCCGATATCGAGTGCAAAGAATTTTTACATGGAAtatgttcaaaaaataatgtatgtgtctgtagagaaaataatatttttgtaaataatttaacatgtGAACCAGTAATAGGTGGATTTTgtgattacaataattattgtgcAGCCAATCATTCTACttgtgttaataataaatgtaaatgcaAAAGCGACTATGCTCTCTATCCTGATAATGAATGTCGACtag tttGGGAATAG
- the LOC103575778 gene encoding prion-like-(Q/N-rich) domain-bearing protein 25 isoform X1, which translates to MTNKILFFIFSLTQASFIKLNDFDDTSDTTSINNCADFKKRCDPNLEKPCCYLNNVCAADGWDGNDFIYQCLYSIRFCLSNSDCEDSNFVCINNECSCHSLSVKQSNNKCMESKQTTKLGKLCRYHEECNDLKHLECSENDICVCRSHHIVENYTLCKALLGGFCENDEKCAANSVCIDNQCQCKHQYVPSLSGKCVPTPLGSFCHNDHDCNGTLYTKCSDDKKCVCKNNHYVINDTTCAPLLGEFCIVDGPCIATNSTCVNNKCKCKNGFRPLFNDTCVTSSLGKFCMNNYDCQDVLHSKCSEDNKCVCEKKYGPANNVTCGLLLGEFCYEDEECAPFNSICLFSKCHCKPDYIYGSNTRCIPTKLGQPCESDIECKEFLHGICSKNNVCVCRENNIFVNNLTCEPVIGGFCDYNNYCAANHSTCVNNKCKCKSDYALYPDNECRLGNNYF; encoded by the exons atgacaaataaaattttatttttcattttttctctaaCTCAGGCAAGTTTTATAAAGTTAAACGATTTTGACGATACTTCTGATACtacatcaataaataattgcgccgattttaaaaaacgt tGCGATCCAAATCTTGAAAAACCATGTTGTTATCTAAATAACGTATGCGCAGCAGATGGATGGGATGGCAACGATTTCATATATCAGTGTTTATATtcaa TTCGTTTTTGTCTATCAAATAGTGACTGTGAGGATTCTAATTTTGtttgtattaataatgaatgttCATGCCATTCATTATCTGTAAAACaatctaataataaatgtatggaAAGTAAGCAAA cAACGAAATTAGGAAAATTATGTAGATATCATGAGGAATGCAATGATTTAAAGCATCTAGAATGCTCTGAAAATGATATATGCGTATGTAGATCACATCATATAGTTGAAAATTACACTTTATGCAAAGCACTTTTAGGTGGATTTTGTGAAAACGATGAAAAATGCGCCGCTAATTCTGTTTGTATTGATAATCAGTGTCAATGTAAACATCAATATGTTCCGTCACTTAGTGGAAAATGTGTaccaa caCCATTGGGAAGCTTTTGTCATAACGATCATGATTGTAATGGAACATTATACACAAAATGttctgatgataaaaaatgtgtttgtaaaaataatcattatgtAATAAATGATACAACATGTGCGCCGTTATTGGGTGAATTTTGTATTGTTGATGGACCATGCATAGCTACTAATTCTACatgtgttaataataaatgtaaatgtaaaaaCGGTTTCAGACctttatttaatgatacttGTGTAACTT CATCATTAGGAAAATTTTGtatgaataattatgattGTCAAGATGTATTACATTCAAAATGTTCGGAAGATAATAAATGtgtttgtgaaaaaaaatatggccCCGCGAATAACGTCACGTGTGGACTACTTTTAGGCGAATTTTGTTATGAGGATGAAGAATGTGCTCCCTTTAattctatttgtttattttcgaAATGTCACTGCAAACCTGACTACATTTATGGATCTAACACACGATGCATACCAA CAAAATTAGGACAGCCATGTGAATCCGATATCGAGTGCAAAGAATTTTTACATGGAAtatgttcaaaaaataatgtatgtgtctgtagagaaaataatatttttgtaaataatttaacatgtGAACCAGTAATAGGTGGATTTTgtgattacaataattattgtgcAGCCAATCATTCTACttgtgttaataataaatgtaaatgcaAAAGCGACTATGCTCTCTATCCTGATAATGAATGTCGACtaggtaataattatttttaa
- the LOC103575777 gene encoding uncharacterized protein LOC103575777 codes for MRIILFVCLAIASLALQGHALAIGHLKNVEKISDESKTVENEVPTEATDEITTVTPEVLIDDIMTNNINDGPNSDEIEIFLKSKNITKDTVDLEIYQQLISSLLKISSRLSEANEYVIDIENIFDYLFDPYDVEAFIEHLDIIASLIHEYNGNHAVTEEIVDEVIIDESLPVPATNLSNDTKTSEDMSETNNDIEKTTEPIAKVEKPVEITV; via the exons atgaggattattttatttgtgtgTTTGGCTATTGCCAGTTTGGCTTTACAa GGCCATGCTTTAGCAATCGGGCATTTGAAAAACGTCGAAAAAATCTCAGATGAAAGCAAAACTGTCGAAAATGAAGTTCCAACGGAAGCAACTGATGAAATCACTACTGTCACCCCTGAAGTTTTAATTGACGACATAATGACAAATAACATAAACGATGGACCAAACAGCGATGAAAtcgagatttttttgaaatccaAAAACATCACTAAAGATACAGTAGACTTAGAGATCTATCAGCAGTTAATTTcaagtttattgaaaatttcatcacGATTAAGTGAAGCTAATGAATACGTAATtgatatagaaaatattttcgacTATCTGTTTGATCCTTATGACGTAGAAGCTTTTATCGAACACTTGGACATTATTGCATCATTAATCCATGAATACAATGGAAATCATGCAGTAACTGAAGAAATCGTTGATGaagtaattattgatgaaaGTTTGCCGGTTCCAGCTACAAATCTATCAAACGACACTAAAACTAGTGAAGATATGTCTGAAACCAACAACGACATTGAAAAAACTACAGAACCCATCGCTAAAGTTGAGAAACCTGTAGAAATTACCGTCTAA
- the LOC103575779 gene encoding uncharacterized protein LOC103575779 isoform X4 encodes MLITASTAAPLASVHVKFISPPHIYEHQLTTDGQRSADFGNKLSSRFLKSPRALTASSFGARNPEALWPNGVFVAPVDVNDLGFSSQESSHLTPDFTNGLAYPDPLLLTDEAAVSAIRHLYGRTGLFFHEIPHLRSLLRLQQERRLNGLDDNVLGSLRPGSPFYNSRA; translated from the exons ATGCTCATCACGGCATCTACAGCAGCTCCTTTAGCGAGTGTTcacgttaaatttatttcacctCCTCATATTTACGAGCATCAACTTACTACTGATG GACAACGTTCTGCTGATTTTGGTAACAAGTTATCatcaagatttttaaaatcaccTCGTGCTTTGACGGCTTCGTCATTCGGAGCGAGAAATCCTGAAGCTTTATGGCCAAATGGAGTTTTTGTTGCACCTGTTGATGTCAATGATTTAGGATTTAGTTCTCAGGAGTCATCCCATCTGACACCTGACTTTACAAATGGTCTag cATATCCAGATCCATTATTATTGACTGACGAAGCTGCAGTGTCAGCAATAAGACATCTTTATGGTCGGACAGGATTATTTTTCCATGAAATACCACATCTGAGATCATTATTAAGACTACAGCAAGAAAGACGATTAAATGGCCTTGATGATAACGTATTGGGGAGCCTCAGGCCTGGATCACCTTTCTACAATAGTAGAGCTTAA
- the LOC128667997 gene encoding uncharacterized protein LOC128667997, which translates to MKWIVCFIVALSINLGFKNVDGLLRRCVNCRSRGELGSCKDPFTTNITLIEKEHGVETIPCASGWCGKIIESPNLNNEYGTATQRMCLQRGPDDGEERCAYTMKNYKNVYMCFCRGDLCNSSTTITPNIICIIALIILQVSR; encoded by the exons ATGAAGTGGATAGTTTGTTTTATAGTTGCGCTGAGTATAAATCTGGgatttaaaaatgttgacG GTTTGTTACGAAGATGTGTCAACTGTAGGTCGAGAGGAGAGTTGGGATCATGCAAAGATCCTTTCACGACAAATATTACATTGATTGAAAAGGAGCATGGAGTTGAAACTATTCCTTGTGCTTCTGGATGGTGCggtaaaattattgaatcaccgaatttgaataatg AGTATGGTACAGCGACACAAAGAATGTGTTTACAAAGAGGCCCAGACGACGGTGAAGAACGATGTGCTTATACAAtgaagaattataaaaatgtctatATGTGTTTTTGTCGCGGTGATTTATGCAATAGCAGCACAACAATAACTCctaatattatttgtataattgCTCTGATAATATTACAAGTGTCGCGGTGA